The genomic interval AAACTCTATGTCATCCGCAAACACGCCACTCATCTGCTGCGCGGAGACGAGAATCTGGCGGAACGGAAGGCTTTCTATGTCTGCAGCCTGTCCTCCAAAGTCATCATCTACAAGGGCATGCTCACTCCGGAACAGGTCGAGCGATTCTATTCAGACCTGAGTGATCCGGACTTCCATTCCCATCTGGCAATGGTGCACTCGCGGTTTTCGACCAACACCTTCCCGTCCTGGGATCGTGCTCAGCCCAATCGCTTCATGAGCCACAACGGCGAAATCAACACGCTGCGCGGTAACGTCAACTCCATGAACGCACGCCAGGGCAACATCAGCTCGCCCCTGTTTGGCGCGGATATCGAGAAACTGTTTCCAATCGCCGAGAAGGACTGTTCCGACTCCGGAAACTTCGACAACGTCCTCGAATTTCTGCTCATGTCCGGCCGCACCCTGCAGGAAGCCGTGCTGATGATGATTCCGGAAGCCTGGCAGCAGCATCCGACGATGGATGAAGCCAAGCGGGCGTTCTACGAATACAACTCCTGCCTGATGGAGCCCTGGGACGGTCCGGCATCGATCGCCTTCACCGACGGCAACTACATTGGCGCCGTACTGGACCGTAACGGCCTGCGTCCGAGCCGCTACTACATCACCAGCGACGACAAGTGCATCATGGCCTCGGAAGTCGGGGTGGTGGACGTCGATCCGGCCACGGTCATACAGAAAGGCCGGTTGCAGCCCGGGCGCATTTTCCTCATTGATTTCGAAGCGGGCCGGATGATTCCGGACGAAGAGATCAAGGCCCAGTGGGCGGGTGCCAGACCGTACAAAAAATGGCTCGACGAACAGCGCATCGATCTCGACCACCTGGACCCGGCCAGCCGTTCACACGGCTTCTACCCGGAAACTCTGCGTCCCCGCATGCAGGCCTTCGGTTACACCGTGGAAACCATGCAGATCATGCTGCAGCCCATGGTGACCGAACTGCGCGACCCACTGGGTTCGATGGGCAATGATGCGGCACTCGCCGTCATGTCCGACAAACCGCGCATGCTTTACGACTACTTCAAGCAGCGTTTCGCCCAGGTGACCAACCCTGCCATCGATTCGATCCGGGAAGAGGTCATCATGGCGCTGAACTGCTATGTCGGCCCGGAGCAGAACCTGCTGGATCCCACCGAAACGAACTGTCATCGACTGCGGATCGATCATCCCATCCTCTCGAACGAGGAACTGGCCGCCCTGAAGGAGATGGACCATAGGGGCTGGCGCAGCAGGAAGATCGACATCACCTTTGCCCCTGGATCCGGAAAGAAGGGTCTTACGGAAGCTCTGGATCGCATCTGCGCGGAAACGACACTTGCTCTCACCGAGGGCTACAGCCTGATCATCCTGTCGGACCGCAAGGTCGATCACGATCACATGCCGATCAGTTCACTGCTGGCGGTAGGCACAGTGCACCATCACCTGATCCGCACCCATGCCCGCACCCGGATCGGCATCATTGTGGAAAGTGGTGAAGCGCGGGAAGTCCACCACCACTGCCTGCTGATCGGTTACGGCGCAGACGCAATCAATCCCTATCTTGCCTTCGAGGCCCTCTGGGATGTCCGCGCAAAAGGCTACCTGGACGATGCGCCCCACATCAATTCGGATCAGGATGTGGTGGCCGCCTACCGCAAGGCCACGGCGAAGGGCATTCTCAAGGTGATGGCCAAGATGGGCATCTCCACGCTGCAATCCTACAAGGGTGCGCAGATTTTCGAGGCAATCGGCATCGCCGATGATCTGATCGAGCGCGCCTTCGTCGGAACTTCCTCCCGGGTTCAGGGGGTCGGGCTGGAAGTACTCGCGGAAGAGACACAGCGTCGTCATCAGATCGGCTACCCCAGTCGCTCAAATAATGTGGCCGTGCTCCCGAACCCGGGCGACTTCCACTGGCGCAAGCATGGCGACACTCACATGTGGGATCCGGAATCCATCGCAGAGCTGCAGGTGGCCGCGCGGGTCGGCAGCGAGGACGCCTACTGGCGTTTTGCGAACCATGCGAACAACGAAACCACCCGCCACAGCATGCTGCGCGGACTGCTGACTTTCCGCGAGGGTACCAACGGCGGTCCGATTCCGATCGAAGAAGTGGAGCCGGAAAAGGACATCGTCAAACGCTTCGCCACTGGTGCCATGAGTTTCGGCTCCATCAGTGCGGAAGCGCACGAGTCGCTGGCAGTGGCGATGAACCGCATCGGCGGCAAGTCCAATACCGGTGAAGGCGGTGAGGACTCCTCGCGCTTCATCCCCCTGGCCAATGGCGATTCGAAGCGCAGCGCGATCAAACAGGTCGCCAGTGGACGTTTCGGTGTCACCATCGACTACCTTACCAATGCAGACGAACTGCAGATCAAGATCATTCAGGGCGCGAAACCGGGTGAAGGCGGCGAACTGCCCGGACACAAAGTGGACGATGTGATCGCCAGCATCCGTCACTCCACACCTGGTGTCGGTCTGATCAGCCCGCCGCCCCACCATGATATCTATTCGATCGAGGATATCGCCCAGCTGATTCACGATCTGAAGAATGCCAACCCCCTCGCCCGCATCAGTGTGAAGCTCGGTGCGGAAATTGGCGTTGGCACAGTCGCGACCGGTGTCACCAAGGCACGGGCCGACCACCTGGTGATCGCGGGCGACACCGGCGGTACAGGGGCATCACCACTGACTTCGATCAAACATGCAGGTGTGCCCTGGGAACTGGGCATCGCGGAGACCCACCAGACGCTTGTGATGAACAATCTCCGCTCCCGGGTGGTGCTGCAGACCGACGGTCAGATCAAGACCGGGCGGGATGTGGCCATCGCCGCCCTCCTCGGCGCGGAGGAGTTCGGTTTCGCCACGGCGCCCCTGATAGCGCTCGGCTGCATCATGATGCGCAAGTGCCACCTCAACACCTGTCCGGTGGGTATCGCGACTCAGGATCCGGCACTGCGCAGGAAGTTCGCCGGCAAGCCGGAACATGTCGTGAACTATCTGTTCATGGTGGCGAAGGAGTTGCGGGGCATCATGGCGGAAATGGGATTCCGCACCATCAATGAGATGGTCGGTCGCGTGGACGCCCTGGAGGTCAACGCAGCAGTCGACCACTGGAAAGCCCGGGGTCTGGACCTTTCAAGTCTGCTCACCCCGGCGAAGGTACCACCCGAATTTCTCGGTTCCTATGCGATTCACCAGCAGGATCACATGCTGAAATCGGCTCTCGACAACGAGCTGATGGAACTGGCCGAACCTGCGATCGCCCGGGGAGAGAAGGTCTACGATGAGCTGACCATTGTGAACACCAACCGGGTCGTGGGCGCGATGCTTTCCAACAGGATCATTCGCGAAGTCGGTCCACAGATGCTGCCCGACGACACCATCCACTTCAAATTCCACGGCAGTGCGGGCCAGAGTTTCGGCGCCTGGCTGGCAAAAGGGGTAACGCTGGAAGTGGAAGGCGATGCCAACGATTATGTCGGCAAGGGTCTGTCAGGGGGGCGTGTCGTGATCTACCCGCCGAAGGACTGCCTGTTCAAACCCGAAGAAAACATCCTCGTGGGCAACGTCGTGCTTTATGGCGCCACCAGTGGTGAGTGTTATCTGCGCGGGGTGGCCGCCGAACGCTTCTGCGTCCGCAACAGCGGAGCCAGCGCGGTGATCGAAGGTGTCGGAGATCACGGCTGTGAGTACATGACCGGTGGCAGAGTTGTCATCCTCGGGCCCACCGGGCGCAACTTCGCTGCCGGTATGAGCGGAGGAATGGCCTATGTGTGGGATCCCCGCAGACAGTTCCCGCGCCAGTGCAACATGGAAGGTGTAGAGCTCGAAGCGGTCGAGGCTTCGGCAGATATCGCCGAGCTCAAGACCCTGATCGAGAACCACTATCGATACACCGAATCCAGTGTCGCTCGCGCCGTGCTGGACAACTGGGAACGCAGCCTTCGGGAATTCGTGAAGGTGATGCCTACCGACTACAAACGGGTCCTCGAACAGCGCGACGCCGTCAGCGCGGGTTGAAAAGAGTCAGCGCGGGTTGAAAAGAGTCAGCGCGGGTTGAAAAGAGTCAGCGCAGGGTGAAGAGAGTCAGCGCGCAGTAAAGAGCGACTGCGCGGGTTAATCAGAAGGTTCTTCAGGTAGTTATGGGAAAAGTCACCGGTTTCATTGAGTTCGAGCGCAGGACCGAGTCGTACCGGGAGCCTGGCTCCCGCCTGCTCGACTTCAAGGAGATTTACACCGAGCACGACACTGCGCAACTGGAGATCCAGGGATCGCGCTGCATGGACTGCGGGGTGCCGTTCTGCCAGTCAAACGAAGGTTGCCCGATTCACAATCTGATTCCGGAGTGGAACGACCTGGTCTATCGCGGCCGCTGGCGGGCCGCCCTGGATCGCCTGCACAAAACCAATAATTTCCCGGAGTTCACCGGCCGGGTCTGCCCGGCACCCTGCGAAGGCGCCTGTGTGCTGGGCATCACGGACCCGGCGGTCACTATCAAGAACATCGAGATGGCCATCGTCGACCGCGGCTATGCCGAAGGGTGGATTGTGCCCACGCCACCGCTGGAGCGTTCCGGCAAACGGATCAGCATTATCGGTTCCGGCCCCGCCGGGCTCGCAGCCGCGGATCAGCTCAACAAGGTTGGCCACAGTGTTACCGTTTATGAGCGCGCCGACCGCATTGGCGGGCTGCTCATGTACGGTATTCCGAATATGAAGCTGGACAAGCTCGAAGTCGTGCAGCGGCGCATCGACCTGCTCCGGGAGGAAGGGGTGACCTTTGTGACCGGCGCCCATGTCGGCGACGGCGAGAACGGCACTCTGTCGGTGAAGGCTCTGATGGATGATTCCGATGCCCTCCTGCTGGCGACCGGTGCTACGGTACCCCGCGACCTTCCGATCCCCGGCCGCTCCCTCAACGGGGTGCATTTCGCCATGGATTTTCTGACCCGTAATACCCGCAGCCTTCTCGACAGCAATCACGAGGACGGTGCGTACATCAGTGCGAAAGACAAACACGTGATCGTGATCGGTGGCGGCGATACGGGTACCGACTGCATCGGGACTTCCCTGCGCCACGGTTGCCGCAGCCTGGTCAATTTCGAGCTGTTTCCCCAGCCGCCGGAAGGGCGCGCGCCGGATAATCCCTGGCCCACCTGGCCGAAGATCTACCGGACCGATTATGGTCATCAGGAAGCCGCGACTCGCTTCGGCGCCGATCCCAGGGTCTACAGCATCTCCTCCACCGAGTTTGTGGATGACGGTGCCGGCAATGTGAAGGCAATCCGCACTGTCGACGTGGTCATGAAGAACGGCAAATTTGAGAACGTGCCAGGCAGTGAACGGGAATGGCCGGCGGATCTGGTGCTGCTAGCGATGGGCTTCCTGGGCCCCGAGCACCTGGTTTCGGACCCGATCGGTGTGCAGTACGACCCGAGATCGAATTACCTGGCCGAATATGGCGTGTACCAGACCAGCACCGCCAAGGTGTTTACCGCCGGTGACTGCCGGCGCGGACAGTCCCTGGTGGTGCGGGCAATCAACGAGGGGCGCGAAGCGGCCCGGGAAATCGACCGCTTCCTGATGGGAGAAACCCAGCTGCCTTGAGCTGCTGCTGCCGGGCCTGCTGATTCCGGCTTACCGGCGCATCCTTCGGCCTTCCGTTCCTGCGCTACTGCCGTTGCACCGTGCGGATTGCCGTATGCACCTGCGCCAGTGTTCTGATCCAGGGTTTCACCTTGGCCGCACTGCCGGTCAGCGCCCGGGCAGCTCTTTCTGCCTCCGCTTTCGAATCAAACACACCGTAAACCACCACATGCAGTGTCCTGCCATCCCGCGCCAGCTGGTAGGTGGCAAAACGCTGGGGTTCCGCCTGCTCCGCAACGAACGCGGCCGCGCGCTCTGCCGACGACAGCGTGACGAGCTGGACCGTATACGCACCCGGTGGCTGCTCGAGCAACCAGCGACCGTCCTTCCCACCGGCAGCAGAAGGCGCCGGTTTCGGCGCAGGAATCGGCGTCTGCGACTGAGGCACTGCGCTGACTGCTGGAGAAGGACCGGAGGCTGCGACAGTGGGTGCTGGTCTGGATTCTGACACAACGGCAGCCCGCCCGGGCACCACGGGCGCAGCCGCGGATGAAGTCACATCCCGGCCGGCCAGGGAGGTCGGTTGCTCTGCGACTTCGGCAGTTGCAGACGCTGCCGCTTCGACCGAATCGGTTCCCGCGGTTTGCCGGGCGGCAGATGCTGCGCTGCCTACAGGCGCAGGGCCGCTCACCACAGATCCGGTGTCCGCCGCGGTTTTCGTGCTGCCGACCGCCGGCGCAGGCAGGGGCACTTTTACCACCTCAGCGGGAGTTTCATCTCCGCCATCGTCGGTGAACAGCACCCAGCCCAGCGTCGTCAGGATGATCAGCAGAATTAGCAGCGATGTATGCAGACGGGGAAAGCCCGGTCGGGACTGACCAAAACCGCCGCTCTCCAGTTTCACCAGCAGTACGTTGGCCATCTGATTGATTCGCCCGGGCAGCCCTTCCGACAGCCTCACGATCTCTTTCACCTGCTGGTCGGTGAAGGGTATACGGCCGCGATAGCGTACCTGACGGAAGCGCCACTCCAGATATTCCCTCGTATCCGCCTCGCCATATCCGGAAAGACGGATTTCATGCCAGCCTACGCCGGCTCTGTCCGCGGCCCTTTCAATACCGGCAACCAGCCGTACCTCACCGAACAGCACCATGCGCAGTCCGGACCGGTCTGCCAGGTTGATCAGTTCATCGATCGCCCGCGGTTCCAGCAGTTGCGCGTCATCAATCAGCACCACACACTGGCGCCCGCCCTTTTCCTGTTCGCTGACATGATCCTCGATCAGGGATTTGAGCAGCTGGACGTTGGCATCCGCAGGTGCCGCCAGCCCGAAACCCCGGGCGATCGCCATCACAACTTCATGGCTGGTGTTGATAAGGGCAGCGTTCACCCGGGCAGCCTTCACCCGCGGCTCCAGACTCGCCGAAAGCTGACGGTACAGGGACGTCTTGCCCACCCCTTCCGGACCGGTAACCAGCAGCACGCGTCGCGACCAGTGACTCAGATGACGCAACTGTTCGAGGTGGGTCTTGCGGTCACCACGGTCAAAGAAGCCCTGATCCGGCTTGCTGAAGGGATTGTGTGTCATTCCGAGAAAAGTGCGTTCCTTTTCGATTGGCCTGCCGTCCGGGGAACTTTCTACAGAAGACACAATGATTCACCTGCGCTCAGAGTTGCTCGCAATTCCCGTTGACCCACGTCCTGGGCGACATAGGCTTCTCCGATACGACGGGCAAGGATCAACCGTAACCTGCCATCCACCACCTTCTTGTCCATGCCCATGGCCAGCGCCATCTGCTCAGCCTGCAGAGGGGGTGGCGCCACCGGCAGGCCGAAATCGGCAACCGCTTTCCGGATCTGCCGCGCGTCTGCGGCCTGCAGCACGCCCAGCCGGGCAGACAGATCGGCCGCCATGACCATCCCGATCGCTACCGCTTCACCATGCAGAAGACTGCTGTAGTGGGTGAGTGCCTCGAGGGCGTGTCCGAAGGTGTGACCGAAATTGAGCAACGCCCGCACACCGGCCTCCTGTTCATCGGCCGCCACGATCTGCGCTTTGATTTCGCACGAGCGCGCCACCGCATGAATCAGCAGCGTTTTTTCCCTGGCCAGCAGACCGGCACGGTTCGCACACAGCCAGTGGAAAAATTCACTGTCGGCTATCACCCCGTATTTGAGCACTTCCGCGAGCCCGGCACGGAACTCCCGATCCGGAAGGCTGTTGAGCAGATCGAGGTCTGCCAGCACGAGAGCCGGTTGATGGAAGGATCCGATCAGGTTCTTGCCTGCGCTGTGATTAACGGCCGTCTTACCGCCCACCGATGAGTCCACCTGGGCGAGCAGGGTGGTGGGAATCTGAATGAAACGAACCCCCCGCTGGTAGGTTGCCGCCGCAAACCCGGTGATGTCTCCCACCACGCCACCACCAAGCGCTATCAGGGTAGTCGTGCGGTTGTGTCGCTGTGTGATCAGGAAATCGATGATCCGTGTGTAGTTCGCCAGGCTCTTCTGAGCTTCACCGTCCGGCAGGGTGAACACATCCACCTGCGCATTGCTATCGAGCAGACCGCGCAACCCCTCCAGCATGAGAGGACCAACCACATCGTTGGTTACGATCGCCACCTGGCTGCCTGCAATGTACTGACGCAGAATGTCCCGGGCTGACTCGCGACCGGCGGCCAGCATCCCGGTTCCGATGAAAATCGGGTAGCTGCGCTCGCCCAGATCCACCAGGACTGTCCGCGCAATGCCTGGTGTGCTGCTCATTGCGCCGCTCCGCGCGCTGCTCATACGATGCTGTCTTCCTTGAGTTGCCGCACGATGTCGCGCACGAGTGTTTTCGGGGTCTGTCGATCGGTGAGGAACCGGTAGTCGGCGATTTCCTGATACAGCGGATCCCGTTCTTCACGCAGCCTGGTCAGTGTCGCGGCTCTGTCGACGTGCTGCAACAACGGCCGCTTCCGATCTTTCGCGGTGCGCTCCAGAAGCCTCTCCAGCGGGCTGTCCAGGTGCAGCACACAGCCCCGAGCGGCCAGCATGCAGCGATTCTCCTGACGAACCACAGCCCCGCCTCCGGTTGCCACCACGACAGCCGGCCGGCTGGTCAGATCATCGAGAACCTGGGTTTCCCGCTCCCGGAACCCCGCTTCTCCTTCCACGTCGAATATCCAGGCGATGTTTGCCCCGGCCCGCTTTTCGATCTCATGATCGGTATCGAAAAACTCGTAGCCCAGCGCCTGGGCGAGCAGACGTCCGACGGTGCTCTTACCCACAGCCATCAGACCGACGATGAAAATGCTTTGATCGCTCATAAAAAAACGGCGCCATATGGCGCCGTCTAGTGTAGTCCTTAGCGGACGTCAGAGCGACGTGACGCTGTCCTGGATGATCCTCGGAGTGATGAAGATCAGCAGCTCGGTCTTGTCATCCCGCTCCAGCGTTCTGCGGAACAGCCGTCCGATGTAGGGCAGGTCGCCGATGAAGGGGGTCTTGGTGACCGAGATGTTCTTGTCGGTCTGGAAGATGCCGCCCAGGACAACCGTCTGACCGTTATCAACCAGTACCAGGGTCTCGATCTGATTGGTATTAATGGAGGGCACTCCGTTGAACACCTGACCGACCGTGTCCTGTTTGACATTCAGCTCCATGATGATCCGGTCATCCGGCGTGATCTGCGGCGTCACTTCCAGGGCCAGGGTGGCGTCCTTGAAGGATGTCGAGGTCGCGCCGCTGCTGGTGGCCTCCTGATAGGGAATCTCCACACCGGATTCGATGGTGGCAGGCGACTTATCGGCGGTGATCACCTTGGGTCGGGCAACCACTTCCGCCTTCCCATCCGACACCAGCGCCGACAGCTCGAGGTCGAGAATGTAATCCGCGCCGGTGACGCCGATGCCGAAGGTCGTGGCACT from Pseudomonadales bacterium carries:
- a CDS encoding glutamate synthase subunit beta, producing the protein MGKVTGFIEFERRTESYREPGSRLLDFKEIYTEHDTAQLEIQGSRCMDCGVPFCQSNEGCPIHNLIPEWNDLVYRGRWRAALDRLHKTNNFPEFTGRVCPAPCEGACVLGITDPAVTIKNIEMAIVDRGYAEGWIVPTPPLERSGKRISIIGSGPAGLAAADQLNKVGHSVTVYERADRIGGLLMYGIPNMKLDKLEVVQRRIDLLREEGVTFVTGAHVGDGENGTLSVKALMDDSDALLLATGATVPRDLPIPGRSLNGVHFAMDFLTRNTRSLLDSNHEDGAYISAKDKHVIVIGGGDTGTDCIGTSLRHGCRSLVNFELFPQPPEGRAPDNPWPTWPKIYRTDYGHQEAATRFGADPRVYSISSTEFVDDGAGNVKAIRTVDVVMKNGKFENVPGSEREWPADLVLLAMGFLGPEHLVSDPIGVQYDPRSNYLAEYGVYQTSTAKVFTAGDCRRGQSLVVRAINEGREAAREIDRFLMGETQLP
- the gltB gene encoding glutamate synthase large subunit, with amino-acid sequence MSTTTPVERTDGLTGDGRAYGFPQKSGLYDPAEEKDSCGVGFICDIKGRPSRGIVTDALSMNCCMEHRGGVGYEKNTGDGAGILVGMPEAFLAKVARRDLDIELPAKGQFGVGNVFLPNDARARSHCMAVIEAQIAAAGQTLLGWRELPVHPDGAGIGNAARAAMPAFAQLFIAAKGVSGDDFERKLYVIRKHATHLLRGDENLAERKAFYVCSLSSKVIIYKGMLTPEQVERFYSDLSDPDFHSHLAMVHSRFSTNTFPSWDRAQPNRFMSHNGEINTLRGNVNSMNARQGNISSPLFGADIEKLFPIAEKDCSDSGNFDNVLEFLLMSGRTLQEAVLMMIPEAWQQHPTMDEAKRAFYEYNSCLMEPWDGPASIAFTDGNYIGAVLDRNGLRPSRYYITSDDKCIMASEVGVVDVDPATVIQKGRLQPGRIFLIDFEAGRMIPDEEIKAQWAGARPYKKWLDEQRIDLDHLDPASRSHGFYPETLRPRMQAFGYTVETMQIMLQPMVTELRDPLGSMGNDAALAVMSDKPRMLYDYFKQRFAQVTNPAIDSIREEVIMALNCYVGPEQNLLDPTETNCHRLRIDHPILSNEELAALKEMDHRGWRSRKIDITFAPGSGKKGLTEALDRICAETTLALTEGYSLIILSDRKVDHDHMPISSLLAVGTVHHHLIRTHARTRIGIIVESGEAREVHHHCLLIGYGADAINPYLAFEALWDVRAKGYLDDAPHINSDQDVVAAYRKATAKGILKVMAKMGISTLQSYKGAQIFEAIGIADDLIERAFVGTSSRVQGVGLEVLAEETQRRHQIGYPSRSNNVAVLPNPGDFHWRKHGDTHMWDPESIAELQVAARVGSEDAYWRFANHANNETTRHSMLRGLLTFREGTNGGPIPIEEVEPEKDIVKRFATGAMSFGSISAEAHESLAVAMNRIGGKSNTGEGGEDSSRFIPLANGDSKRSAIKQVASGRFGVTIDYLTNADELQIKIIQGAKPGEGGELPGHKVDDVIASIRHSTPGVGLISPPPHHDIYSIEDIAQLIHDLKNANPLARISVKLGAEIGVGTVATGVTKARADHLVIAGDTGGTGASPLTSIKHAGVPWELGIAETHQTLVMNNLRSRVVLQTDGQIKTGRDVAIAALLGAEEFGFATAPLIALGCIMMRKCHLNTCPVGIATQDPALRRKFAGKPEHVVNYLFMVAKELRGIMAEMGFRTINEMVGRVDALEVNAAVDHWKARGLDLSSLLTPAKVPPEFLGSYAIHQQDHMLKSALDNELMELAEPAIARGEKVYDELTIVNTNRVVGAMLSNRIIREVGPQMLPDDTIHFKFHGSAGQSFGAWLAKGVTLEVEGDANDYVGKGLSGGRVVIYPPKDCLFKPEENILVGNVVLYGATSGECYLRGVAAERFCVRNSGASAVIEGVGDHGCEYMTGGRVVILGPTGRNFAAGMSGGMAYVWDPRRQFPRQCNMEGVELEAVEASADIAELKTLIENHYRYTESSVARAVLDNWERSLREFVKVMPTDYKRVLEQRDAVSAG
- the aroB gene encoding 3-dehydroquinate synthase; this translates as MSSTPGIARTVLVDLGERSYPIFIGTGMLAAGRESARDILRQYIAGSQVAIVTNDVVGPLMLEGLRGLLDSNAQVDVFTLPDGEAQKSLANYTRIIDFLITQRHNRTTTLIALGGGVVGDITGFAAATYQRGVRFIQIPTTLLAQVDSSVGGKTAVNHSAGKNLIGSFHQPALVLADLDLLNSLPDREFRAGLAEVLKYGVIADSEFFHWLCANRAGLLAREKTLLIHAVARSCEIKAQIVAADEQEAGVRALLNFGHTFGHALEALTHYSSLLHGEAVAIGMVMAADLSARLGVLQAADARQIRKAVADFGLPVAPPPLQAEQMALAMGMDKKVVDGRLRLILARRIGEAYVAQDVGQRELRATLSAGESLCLL
- a CDS encoding AAA family ATPase yields the protein MSSVESSPDGRPIEKERTFLGMTHNPFSKPDQGFFDRGDRKTHLEQLRHLSHWSRRVLLVTGPEGVGKTSLYRQLSASLEPRVKAARVNAALINTSHEVVMAIARGFGLAAPADANVQLLKSLIEDHVSEQEKGGRQCVVLIDDAQLLEPRAIDELINLADRSGLRMVLFGEVRLVAGIERAADRAGVGWHEIRLSGYGEADTREYLEWRFRQVRYRGRIPFTDQQVKEIVRLSEGLPGRINQMANVLLVKLESGGFGQSRPGFPRLHTSLLILLIILTTLGWVLFTDDGGDETPAEVVKVPLPAPAVGSTKTAADTGSVVSGPAPVGSAASAARQTAGTDSVEAAASATAEVAEQPTSLAGRDVTSSAAAPVVPGRAAVVSESRPAPTVAASGPSPAVSAVPQSQTPIPAPKPAPSAAGGKDGRWLLEQPPGAYTVQLVTLSSAERAAAFVAEQAEPQRFATYQLARDGRTLHVVVYGVFDSKAEAERAARALTGSAAKVKPWIRTLAQVHTAIRTVQRQ
- the aroK gene encoding shikimate kinase AroK — translated: MSDQSIFIVGLMAVGKSTVGRLLAQALGYEFFDTDHEIEKRAGANIAWIFDVEGEAGFRERETQVLDDLTSRPAVVVATGGGAVVRQENRCMLAARGCVLHLDSPLERLLERTAKDRKRPLLQHVDRAATLTRLREERDPLYQEIADYRFLTDRQTPKTLVRDIVRQLKEDSIV